One Cryptomeria japonica chromosome 9, Sugi_1.0, whole genome shotgun sequence genomic window carries:
- the LOC131046912 gene encoding uncharacterized protein LOC131046912, giving the protein MALTHTLMNSPPGLASSHVKLNCYGRNPRHGKRLLRCHCSAPKEDYIASSSESKEDVKRWDGEGLAKIAVAAFAAGVLIVGTPGDAMAAKSGGRVGGQAFRSRPPPSSAPRSSGPRINNSRTNVFINPSVAPPLFGGYGYGTPFFGGWGWSPFSFFAPGPSVAIGVGGGFEFFGLLLVLLFVGNVIRNLFSTDDYDDDYFD; this is encoded by the exons ATGGCATTGACGCACACTTTGATGAACTCCCCTCCTGGACTGGCAAGTTCTCATGTAAAATTGAATTGTTATGGCAGAAACCCAAGACACGGTAAAAGACTTTTGCGTTGCCATTGTTCAGCCCCTAAGGAAGATTACATTGCCAGTTCAAG TGAGAGTAAGGAGGATGTTAAAAGATGGGATGGTGAGGGTTTAGCCAAGATAGCAGTGGCAGCCTTTGCAGCAGGGGTTTTGATAGTGGGAACACCAGGGGATGCCATGGCTGCCAAGAGTGGAGGACGTGTTGGAGGCCAAGCCTTTCGTTCAAGGCCTCCTCCCAGTTCTGCCCCAAGATCGTCAGGTCCCAGAATAAATAACTCTAG GACAAATGTATTCATCAATCCCTCTGTAGCTCCCCCTCTCTTTGGAGGTTATGGATATGGTACACCCTTCTTTGGTGGTTGGGGATGGTCTCCATTCTCATTTTTTGCTCCTGGACCTAGTGTTGCCATTGGTGTTGGCGGAGGCTTTGAATTTTTTGGACTTCTACTTGTGCTCTTATTTGTTGGAAATGTAATCAGAAACTTATTCAGtacagatgattatgatgatgattacTTTGATTGA